The window CGACAGTCCAGGCGGCCGTCGAGGCCATCGTCGCCATGACGACGAAGAGGATGGCGAACCAGTGGGTCATCTGCAGTCGCGTGAACATGTGGAGTTCGACGGTGATCAGCAGCGCGAGCGCGGCAATCGACAGGTAGTAGGCGAACAGGCCGAGTTCGCCGCCGGCGTTCGCGCGGGCGAGAATCGGCAGCAACGCCAACACGAGCAACTCCCACGGGAGCATGACCTGCCAGTCACGATGGGCGACGGGCGGCAGGAGGACGATGGCCGCCGTCGTGGCGACGAAGGCCATCCATAGCCGGTCGAAGTTCCAGACCGTCTCGACGAAAACGGCTGCGAGAACCGCGACCAGCAACCACGCCAGTATCGCGTTCGTCCGGCTGCTCCGGAAGACTCGCGCGAGGACGTCCTCGGTGGACGTGGCGGTGTTCATCCCGTCGCTATCATCCATATCGACATAGCAGGGTGAAACACACTAAAAGACGCCGGCCGACGGCCGGCCCCGAGCAGGGAGGGTTACTCCGAGAGCGGTTCCGTAGCGTCCGCCCCATCACCTAAATCTTACATAGTTAAATGGAGCGGCAATGCGCAGCACAACATTAAATGGGGTGTACGTTGACCTACGTATGCAATGGTCGACAAAGACGATCTCCGTCAGCAGTTCATCGACGCGTTCGAAGGCGCAGACTACCCTGTCAACAGCCCCATGGACCTCGTGCCCGCCCTCCCGCAGGGCCCCGGCACGAAGTTCGAGTCCGGTGACTTCTCCATGACCGCCATGGAACTCAACACCAAGGGCGGGGACAGCCAGGAATTCCCGTACGATGACGTCGAGTCGCTCGTCGACGACATCATGGAAGGCCTCGAAGAGCAGGGCGAGATTTAACGCCACACAACCACCCTTTTATAGCCGTAGCACCGACCGAATAGCGACCGCTGATGCGACAGAACACGTTCGTGAAGCTCTCGGCGCTGGCGCTCGGCCTCGTCCTTCTGAGTTTCATCGTCATGGGCCTCTCGCGGCTGGTCGTCTCCGCCCAGACGGCCAAACTCGTTTCGGCACCGACGATGCTGGCCGGCGGTGCGCTCATCGTCCTGTTGACCGTTCAGTCGGCGCTTGCCGTCGCCGGCATCCGCCCGCTCGAAGAGTGAAACCACGATTTGAACTACCGCAAGGGGTATTCTCCCCCGGGGGCAATCACCGTCAATGAGTCTGTTGCCGAGTCGCCTCGAGGTGTCGTCGTCGCCCGACGAACCACGAGTGCTCGATATCGACGGCGACGCGGCCGGCGAAACCTTCGACGCCCTCGGGTCCGAAACCGCCCGCCGGATACTCGCCCTGATTTACGACGAGCCGCGGACCCCCGCCGAACTCGAAGACCACGTCGGTACCTCCCTACAGAACGTCCACTACCACGTCGACCGGCTGGAAACCGCCGACCTCATCGAACCCGCCGGCACCGGCTACTCCGAGAAGGGCAACGAGATGACCGTCTACGGGCCCGCAAGCGAGGCCGTCGTCCTCTTTGCCGGCGAGGACGGCGACAGTTCCCGCCTCCGTGACGCCCTGACGCGGCTGTTCGGCCTCGTCGCGACGGTGGGTATCGCGACTATCGTCTTCGCCGTCGTCCACGATTGGCTGACCCGAGAACCGGAACGAACCGACGTGACCTTCCAGACGGCGGACGCGCCGAGCGGGGCCGAAAGCGGGGCCGCGGCGCTGACCGCACTCGACCCCGTCGTCGCCTTCTTCCTCGGGGCCTGTGCGGTGGCGGTCGCCGTCGCCGCGTGGTGGTACTTTATGCCTCGGCTTCGGTCGTGGGCGCAGTCTCGATAAGCCGGGCGATTTCTTCGGGCAAACTCTGTTCGCCCTCCGGGGTTCGCACCGTAACGAGTCCGAACGGTGCGATTTCCAGCACTTCGAGTTCGATTCCGGGTTCGATGCCCGCGTCGGCGAGATAGCGCAGTTCCTCGTCGCCCTGATGGCGGATGCGCCGGACGACGACCTCGTCGCCCTCCTCGGCGGTCGAGAGCCGACTGGTCTCCTCGGCGTCGGGCAATCGGAGGTCGGCGTCGGGAATCGGGTCGCCGTGGGGGTCGACGCCGGGGTTGCCGAGCACCTCGGCGATGCGCTCGGTCAACTCGTCGGAGACGTGGTGTTCGAGGCGGTCGGCCTCCTCGTGAACGTCGGCCCAGTCGTAATCGAGTTGCTCGGTGAGAAACGACTCCAGCAGGCGGTGGTGCCGCAGGATTTCGAGGGCGACGACCTCGCCCTCGTCGGTGAGCGTGACGCCGCGGTACTCCTCGCGGTCGATGAGACCACGGTCTTCCAGTTTGCCCAGCATACTGGAGACTGTCGGCGAGGTCACGTCCATGTAATCGGCCAACTCGGAGGTGCCCACCCGTTCGCCCGTCTCGTTCTGGATGGCGTAGATGGCCTTTATGTAGTCCTCCATCACGGCGCTCAGCATTATCCCACCCTTGGCGACTGGGAGGGATAGTGTTTTTCGTCGATAGGACCGGACGCCCGCTCAGATGGCGTCGTCGGGCTCGTTCCGCTCGGCGGTCCGCTGGGCGGCCTGAGCGAGGTATTCCTGTTCGTCCGCGGACGCCTCGCCGAGTTCGCTCGGAGCGACATCCAAGGCGGCTTTCGTCTCCCGTCCGGGCCCCGTGAAACTCGTCAGCGCGCGCTCCTTGCGGAGGTAGCGCTCGCCGTCCAGCGTCGCGTAGGTGAGGATGATGAGGTTCTGCTCGTCGTCGCCGTAGGTGCGTTCGGCGAGCCACACGCGCACCGTGTTTCCGTCGCCGTCAGCGTCGGCCGTCCTCGTTGCGTTCATACCTAAACTACGGCCCGTGGCCGTATGAGTACATCGCCGAGTCCCACGATGGAAACCGCTTTCCGCTCCGCTACCCACGTATCGCACATGAACGTGAGAGCCGTAGCCGACCTCTCGCCCGGCGAGCGAGCGGCGCTGTTCGAACGCGATGCGGGCGTCGCCGAGGTGCGGGATTCGGTCCGCGACATCG of the Natronomonas halophila genome contains:
- a CDS encoding MTH865 family protein → MVDKDDLRQQFIDAFEGADYPVNSPMDLVPALPQGPGTKFESGDFSMTAMELNTKGGDSQEFPYDDVESLVDDIMEGLEEQGEI
- a CDS encoding ArsR/SmtB family transcription factor, with translation MSLLPSRLEVSSSPDEPRVLDIDGDAAGETFDALGSETARRILALIYDEPRTPAELEDHVGTSLQNVHYHVDRLETADLIEPAGTGYSEKGNEMTVYGPASEAVVLFAGEDGDSSRLRDALTRLFGLVATVGIATIVFAVVHDWLTREPERTDVTFQTADAPSGAESGAAALTALDPVVAFFLGACAVAVAVAAWWYFMPRLRSWAQSR
- a CDS encoding metal-dependent transcriptional regulator; the encoded protein is MLSAVMEDYIKAIYAIQNETGERVGTSELADYMDVTSPTVSSMLGKLEDRGLIDREEYRGVTLTDEGEVVALEILRHHRLLESFLTEQLDYDWADVHEEADRLEHHVSDELTERIAEVLGNPGVDPHGDPIPDADLRLPDAEETSRLSTAEEGDEVVVRRIRHQGDEELRYLADAGIEPGIELEVLEIAPFGLVTVRTPEGEQSLPEEIARLIETAPTTEAEA